One region of Olleya sp. Hel_I_94 genomic DNA includes:
- the mtgA gene encoding monofunctional biosynthetic peptidoglycan transglycosylase — protein sequence MFKKIFKFLAKCLLWFIISTVGVVILYKWMPVPITPLMVIRYFEKDSPKLLNHDWEPIENISKNLQLAVICSEDQIFLSHNGFDLKAIEKAYENNKKGKRIKGGSTISQQTAKNVFLWPERSWLRKGLETYFTFLIELVWSKERIMEVYLNSIEMGNGVYGAEAAAQYWFKKPASKLSKLEASAIAAILPNPRKYKANPVTNYIAFRKSWIIKQMNFYGPLNYKTEDE from the coding sequence GTCATTTTATACAAGTGGATGCCTGTACCAATAACACCATTAATGGTCATTAGATATTTTGAAAAAGACAGTCCAAAATTATTGAATCACGATTGGGAGCCAATAGAAAATATCTCTAAAAATTTACAACTAGCAGTGATTTGTAGCGAAGATCAAATTTTTTTAAGTCACAATGGATTTGATTTAAAAGCAATTGAAAAAGCTTACGAAAACAATAAAAAAGGAAAACGTATTAAAGGTGGAAGTACCATTAGCCAACAAACAGCAAAAAATGTGTTTTTGTGGCCAGAACGTAGTTGGCTACGCAAGGGATTAGAAACGTATTTTACTTTTTTAATAGAGTTGGTTTGGTCCAAAGAGCGCATTATGGAAGTCTATTTAAATAGTATAGAAATGGGTAATGGTGTCTATGGTGCCGAAGCAGCAGCACAATATTGGTTTAAAAAACCAGCATCTAAATTATCAAAATTGGAAGCGTCTGCAATAGCTGCAATTTTGCCAAACCCAAGAAAATACAAGGCTAATCCTGTTACTAATTACATAGCCTTTAGAAAAAGTTGGATAATAAAACAGATGAATTTTTATGGTCCTTTAAATTATAAAACAGAGGATGAATAG
- a CDS encoding 3-oxoacyl-ACP synthase, whose product MNRTEKIKQALHNGCVLFTQNRLDTINKTISELQESLTSETKSSAGDKHETGRAMVQLEREKAGHQLAQIQKVNQLLAKISTEKTSKIIGLGSVVYTTKSNYYIAISAGELEVDTQKFYAIAANTPIAQLLLGKTIGDDIVFRAQNFSITNVN is encoded by the coding sequence ATGAATAGAACTGAAAAAATTAAACAAGCATTACATAATGGTTGTGTTTTGTTTACACAAAATAGACTAGATACTATAAATAAAACAATTTCAGAATTACAAGAATCCTTAACCTCTGAGACTAAAAGTAGCGCTGGAGATAAGCATGAAACTGGGCGAGCTATGGTGCAATTAGAACGCGAAAAAGCAGGACATCAATTGGCTCAAATCCAAAAAGTAAATCAATTATTAGCAAAAATAAGTACAGAAAAGACCTCTAAAATTATAGGTTTAGGTAGTGTTGTGTATACTACAAAATCCAATTATTACATTGCTATTAGTGCTGGAGAGCTAGAGGTTGACACTCAAAAATTTTACGCAATTGCAGCCAATACGCCTATTGCACAATTGCTTTTAGGTAAAACCATTGGCGATGATATTGTTTTTAGGGCACAAAATTTTTCAATAACAAATGTTAACTAA
- a CDS encoding ABC transporter ATP-binding protein — MLAVKNLSFSYNKTPVLKDISLIANQGEHVAIIGESGSGKSTLLNLIFGEFDLNEGQIFWKDQEILGPKYNLVVGYEFMKYVSQEFDLMPYITVEENIGKHLSNFFPEEKKERTAELLEVVELTELAKTKVKTLSGGQKQRVALARALAKQPEIILLDEPFSHIDNFQKQSLRRNVFRYLKDKNITCVVATHDREDVLGFADRMIVLYNNKIVVNDSPENLFKNPEAPLIASFFGEFNIINDAIIYAHQLKMVTNSELKATVLHSYFKGHYYLIEALLGDDIVFFESKTNLEKNTTQYLEITK, encoded by the coding sequence ATGCTAGCAGTAAAAAATCTTTCTTTTTCGTATAATAAAACACCTGTTTTAAAAGACATCTCTTTAATTGCTAATCAAGGTGAACACGTTGCTATTATTGGCGAAAGCGGTTCTGGAAAAAGCACTCTTTTAAATCTTATTTTTGGCGAATTTGACTTAAATGAAGGTCAGATTTTCTGGAAAGACCAAGAGATTTTAGGTCCTAAATATAATCTTGTGGTTGGTTATGAATTCATGAAATATGTCTCTCAAGAATTTGACTTAATGCCTTATATAACCGTTGAAGAAAACATTGGTAAACACCTGTCTAACTTTTTTCCAGAAGAAAAAAAAGAACGCACTGCAGAGTTACTAGAAGTTGTAGAACTTACTGAACTTGCTAAAACCAAAGTAAAAACCTTAAGTGGTGGTCAAAAACAGCGCGTCGCATTAGCACGTGCATTGGCAAAACAGCCAGAAATTATTTTATTAGACGAGCCTTTTAGTCATATTGATAATTTCCAAAAACAATCACTTAGACGTAATGTGTTTAGATATTTAAAAGACAAAAACATCACATGCGTTGTTGCAACACATGACAGAGAAGATGTTTTAGGTTTTGCAGACAGAATGATTGTTTTATACAACAACAAAATTGTTGTTAATGATAGCCCAGAAAATTTATTCAAAAATCCAGAAGCACCATTAATAGCTTCGTTTTTTGGCGAGTTTAATATAATTAACGATGCAATAATATACGCGCATCAATTAAAAATGGTAACCAATTCTGAGCTTAAAGCTACAGTGTTGCACTCTTATTTTAAAGGACACTATTACTTAATTGAAGCCTTATTAGGTGATGACATTGTATTTTTTGAAAGTAAAACAAACTTAGAAAAAAATACTACTCAGTATTTAGAAATCACAAAATAG
- a CDS encoding TolC family protein, giving the protein MNNKTIKHLFVVSIMIVLLLQSCVPTQIAIREENKTISETYSNNSSDTLNTAVVKWKDFFSDQNLTNLIDLALANNQELNMMLQQINMAENEIKAKKGDYLPYVGVYAGAEIDKVGEFTRNGAVEQHLDIREHEEFPEPLTNFSAGLSASWELDIWKKLRNGKKSAVLEYLATIQGKNFMVTQLVSEIASAYYELIALDNQLTIVKQNLDLQQSALKMVKLQKEAARATQLAVRRFEAEVFKNKSNKYQIQQKIVETENLINFLVGRYPQTVIRNSNDFITKEVDVMHSGVPSQLLANRPDIRQAELELSASKLNVNIAKANFYPSIGIKAGVGLEAFKPKFLTSTPESLAYSLIGDIIAPLINRNAIKAEYKTASNKQLQIIYEYEKTILNAFIEVENQLSNVENLNKSYLLKTEQVEALTEAIDLSIRLFKSARAEYTEVLLTQREALDSKIEIIETKRDQLLANVKLYQALGGGWN; this is encoded by the coding sequence ATGAATAATAAAACCATAAAACATCTTTTTGTTGTTAGCATCATGATTGTACTATTATTACAATCATGTGTGCCAACACAAATAGCGATAAGAGAAGAAAATAAAACCATTTCTGAGACTTACAGTAACAATAGTAGTGATACACTAAACACAGCAGTTGTAAAGTGGAAAGACTTTTTTTCCGACCAAAATTTAACAAACTTGATAGACTTGGCATTAGCTAATAATCAAGAATTAAATATGATGCTACAGCAAATTAATATGGCTGAAAACGAAATAAAAGCTAAAAAAGGAGACTATTTACCTTATGTAGGTGTTTACGCTGGTGCGGAAATTGATAAAGTTGGTGAATTCACCAGAAATGGTGCTGTAGAGCAACACTTAGACATACGTGAACATGAAGAATTTCCGGAACCATTAACCAACTTTTCGGCAGGACTTTCTGCCTCTTGGGAATTGGATATTTGGAAAAAACTTAGAAATGGTAAAAAATCAGCAGTTTTAGAATATTTAGCAACTATCCAAGGTAAAAACTTTATGGTTACGCAATTAGTTTCAGAAATAGCAAGTGCCTATTATGAGCTTATTGCTTTGGATAACCAACTTACTATAGTTAAACAGAACTTAGACTTACAACAAAGTGCTTTAAAAATGGTAAAGCTTCAAAAAGAAGCTGCTAGAGCAACACAGCTAGCTGTTAGACGCTTTGAGGCTGAGGTTTTTAAAAATAAAAGTAATAAATATCAAATTCAGCAAAAAATAGTAGAAACAGAAAATTTGATTAATTTTTTAGTTGGAAGATACCCACAAACAGTAATCAGAAATTCTAATGATTTTATAACTAAAGAAGTAGACGTTATGCACTCTGGTGTACCCTCACAATTATTAGCCAATCGACCAGATATTAGACAAGCTGAACTAGAGTTATCTGCCTCAAAGTTAAACGTAAATATAGCTAAGGCAAATTTCTATCCTTCCATTGGTATTAAAGCTGGTGTTGGATTAGAAGCTTTTAAACCTAAATTTTTAACTAGCACACCAGAATCTTTAGCGTATTCTTTAATTGGAGATATAATCGCTCCATTAATTAACCGAAATGCAATTAAAGCAGAATATAAAACTGCCAGTAACAAGCAACTTCAGATTATTTATGAATACGAAAAAACGATTTTAAATGCGTTTATAGAAGTAGAAAATCAATTATCTAATGTAGAGAATTTAAACAAAAGTTACCTTTTAAAAACAGAACAAGTGGAGGCACTTACGGAAGCTATAGATCTTTCTATTAGACTTTTTAAATCTGCAAGAGCAGAATATACAGAAGTACTCCTTACACAAAGAGAAGCATTAGATTCTAAAATTGAAATTATAGAAACTAAACGCGACCAATTATTAGCTAATGTAAAACTATATCAAGCTTTAGGTGGTGGATGGAATTAA
- a CDS encoding efflux RND transporter permease subunit, whose product MFKQFIKRPVLAIVISVIILFIGGLAIKQLPISQFPQIAPTTVNIFIAYPGSSSEVLVNSTLIPLETAINGVQDMRYIASDATSAGEATVRVIFEPGTDPNEAVVRVKTRVDQVMPLLPELVQREGVIITPVQPSMLMYVNLSSTDKHNDEKFLYNYAYTKIIPEIQRIKGIASAQILGSRKYAMRVWLKPDRMRAYNISAEEVLEAMEEQSILARPGRLGRSSGKTAQSLEYVLTYQNRYNEPDQYKNIIVRANKEGETIQLKDIADVNLGSEFFDIYSNLDGKPSASIVLKQTFGSNGSDVIKEVKAKLAELEVDLPPDVDFQISYDVSNFLDASIEQVLHTLRDAFILVAIVVFLFLGDWRSTLIPIIAVPVSLIGAFFVMQLFGLSINLITLFALVLAIGIVVDNAIVVVEAVHVKMEEDHLTPYKASYEVLGEIGGAIVAITLVMVSVFIPISFMTGPVGVFYRQFSITMAGSIVISAIVALTLTPVLCAMLLKNNHGKTKKSIVDKFILWFNNGFEKLTGKYVAVLNKIVARRIITFGILAAFCAGIYFTNKVLPAGFIPNEDQGMIYAIIQTPPGATLERTNEVAKKLQKICEETEGVESVSSLAGYEIMTEGRGSNAGTCLINLKPWSDRHHSVHEIMEELEEETKDLGAVIEYFEPPAVPGFGSSGGFAMRLLDKTNSTDYQHFEKINNAFIAALSKRKELTGLFTFFSANYPQYELKINNKIAMQKGVTISKAMENLNILIGSTYEQGFIRFGRFFKVYTQAAPEYRRLPSDLEKLYVKNEEGDMVPYSAFMSIEKKLGPNEITRYNLYNSASIRGLPASGYTSGDAINAINEVAKKELPNGYDIAWEGLSYDEASRGNESTYIFIIVLVFVYFVLAAQYESFLLPLVVILSLPVGVFGSFFLLKAMGLANDVYAQIGVIMLVGLLGKNAVLIVEFAVQKQRQGATILEAAIEGSKARFRPILMTSFAFIAGLIPLIIATGAGAIANKTIGSSSLGGMLIGTIGGVLIIPGLYYIFAKMAEGKSLIKDESLEPLSEEFIRNSESAGQQTKKNTEQIVKLKNLLKKLSKKNKDE is encoded by the coding sequence ATGTTTAAACAATTTATAAAAAGACCCGTTTTGGCTATTGTCATTTCGGTTATCATCTTATTTATAGGTGGTTTAGCTATCAAGCAACTCCCTATATCTCAATTCCCTCAAATAGCACCAACAACAGTAAATATTTTTATAGCCTATCCTGGTTCTAGTTCAGAGGTATTAGTAAACTCTACCTTAATTCCGCTAGAAACAGCCATAAATGGTGTGCAAGACATGCGTTATATAGCATCAGATGCAACAAGTGCTGGTGAAGCTACAGTACGTGTGATTTTTGAACCAGGAACAGATCCTAACGAAGCTGTTGTTAGGGTTAAAACACGTGTGGATCAGGTCATGCCATTATTACCAGAGTTAGTGCAACGTGAAGGTGTAATTATAACACCTGTGCAACCTAGTATGTTAATGTACGTTAACCTATCTAGTACAGATAAGCACAACGACGAAAAGTTTTTATATAACTATGCATATACCAAAATAATCCCAGAAATACAGCGTATTAAAGGGATTGCAAGTGCACAAATTTTAGGAAGCAGAAAATACGCAATGCGTGTTTGGTTAAAACCAGATCGTATGCGTGCCTATAATATTTCTGCAGAAGAAGTTTTAGAAGCAATGGAAGAGCAAAGCATTTTAGCTAGACCTGGTCGTTTAGGTAGAAGTTCTGGTAAAACTGCACAATCTTTAGAATATGTACTAACCTATCAAAATAGATATAACGAACCTGATCAATATAAAAACATCATTGTTCGAGCAAATAAAGAAGGTGAAACCATTCAACTTAAAGATATTGCTGATGTAAATTTAGGTAGTGAATTTTTTGACATTTATTCTAATTTAGATGGTAAACCATCCGCCTCAATAGTCCTAAAACAAACGTTTGGTAGTAATGGTAGTGATGTTATTAAAGAGGTAAAAGCCAAATTAGCAGAGCTAGAAGTAGATTTACCACCTGATGTAGATTTCCAAATTAGTTATGATGTGTCTAACTTTTTAGACGCGTCTATAGAGCAGGTTTTACATACCCTTAGAGATGCCTTTATTTTAGTAGCCATTGTTGTCTTTTTATTTTTAGGAGATTGGCGCTCGACACTAATACCAATCATTGCAGTACCTGTATCCTTAATTGGTGCCTTTTTTGTAATGCAATTATTTGGGTTGTCAATTAACTTAATTACTCTTTTTGCATTAGTATTAGCAATTGGTATTGTAGTAGACAATGCTATTGTTGTTGTGGAAGCAGTCCATGTTAAAATGGAAGAAGACCACCTCACACCCTACAAAGCATCTTATGAAGTATTAGGCGAAATTGGAGGAGCAATTGTAGCCATAACCTTAGTAATGGTTTCGGTTTTTATACCTATTTCATTTATGACAGGTCCTGTTGGTGTATTTTATCGTCAATTTTCGATTACTATGGCTGGTTCAATTGTAATTTCAGCAATTGTAGCATTAACATTAACACCAGTTTTATGTGCAATGCTACTTAAAAATAACCATGGGAAAACTAAAAAATCTATTGTAGATAAATTTATACTTTGGTTTAATAATGGTTTTGAAAAACTTACAGGAAAATACGTAGCAGTACTAAACAAAATAGTAGCGCGACGTATTATAACCTTTGGGATATTAGCAGCATTTTGTGCAGGAATATATTTTACTAATAAAGTATTACCTGCTGGTTTTATACCTAACGAGGATCAGGGAATGATTTATGCCATTATCCAAACGCCTCCTGGAGCAACTTTAGAACGTACAAATGAAGTTGCTAAAAAACTTCAAAAAATTTGTGAAGAAACCGAAGGTGTAGAATCTGTGTCATCACTTGCTGGTTATGAGATTATGACAGAAGGTCGAGGCTCTAATGCTGGTACGTGTTTAATTAATTTAAAACCTTGGTCAGATCGTCACCACTCTGTGCATGAGATAATGGAAGAACTTGAAGAAGAAACCAAAGATTTAGGAGCTGTTATCGAGTATTTTGAGCCTCCTGCAGTACCTGGTTTTGGATCTTCTGGTGGATTTGCAATGCGCTTACTAGACAAAACCAACTCTACAGATTATCAACATTTTGAAAAGATTAATAACGCCTTTATAGCTGCATTGTCCAAACGTAAAGAGCTTACTGGATTATTTACTTTCTTTTCTGCAAACTATCCTCAATATGAGTTAAAAATAAACAACAAAATTGCTATGCAAAAAGGAGTAACTATTAGTAAAGCAATGGAAAATTTAAATATTTTAATTGGTAGTACTTACGAGCAAGGTTTTATTCGATTTGGTAGATTCTTTAAAGTATACACACAAGCAGCACCAGAATATAGAAGACTACCATCTGATCTAGAAAAGCTTTATGTTAAAAACGAAGAAGGAGATATGGTACCATACTCTGCTTTTATGTCTATTGAAAAAAAATTAGGACCAAATGAAATTACACGATATAACCTTTACAATTCTGCGTCAATAAGAGGGTTACCTGCTTCAGGATATACAAGTGGTGACGCCATAAACGCGATAAACGAAGTAGCTAAAAAAGAGCTACCCAATGGATATGACATCGCTTGGGAAGGCCTGTCCTATGATGAAGCCAGTAGAGGTAATGAATCGACTTATATATTTATTATAGTTTTAGTATTTGTCTACTTTGTGTTAGCTGCACAATACGAAAGTTTTTTATTACCATTGGTGGTTATTTTATCACTTCCTGTGGGTGTTTTTGGATCATTTTTCCTATTAAAAGCAATGGGATTAGCTAATGATGTTTATGCACAAATTGGAGTAATCATGTTAGTAGGACTACTTGGTAAAAACGCAGTATTAATTGTGGAGTTTGCAGTACAAAAACAAAGACAAGGCGCTACAATTCTAGAAGCAGCAATTGAGGGTTCCAAAGCTAGATTTAGACCTATTTTAATGACGTCCTTTGCTTTTATTGCAGGATTAATTCCCTTAATAATAGCAACAGGTGCAGGAGCAATTGCTAATAAAACCATAGGAAGTTCATCATTAGGAGGTATGTTAATAGGGACTATTGGTGGAGTATTAATTATTCCAGGATTATATTACATTTTCGCCAAAATGGCTGAAGGAAAAAGTCTAATAAAAGATGAGTCGCTTGAGCCTTTATCTGAAGAATTTATTAGAAATAGTGAATCTGCTGGACAACAAACTAAAAAGAATACTGAGCAGATTGTTAAACTAAAAAATCTATTAAAAAAACTAAGCAAAAAAAATAAAGATGAATAA
- a CDS encoding efflux RND transporter periplasmic adaptor subunit, with translation MKKIFIFMGLFACLFHTSCETKKEEKKEHVAFLVTNPIKKDTTIIKDYVSQIHSIRHIELRALEKGYLKSIFVDEGQHVKKGQPMFQIMPNIYQAELQKAKAESNAAQIELQNTKLLAEGNVVSQNELAMANANLDKANAEVALAQTHLGFTKITAPFDGIMDHLEAREGSLLDEGELLTTLSDNSKMWVYFNVPEAEYLDYITSTDKDVKKEVGLLMANNKPFNQKGIVETIEGEFNSETGNIAFRATFPNPDGILRHGETGSVLMSIPFKDVIIIPQKATFEVLDKTYVFVIDKNNVVKQKEITIGAELPHLFIISKGLSQNDTILLEGIKMVKNNQKIETKFLEPTKVMSELDLYAE, from the coding sequence ATGAAAAAAATCTTCATTTTCATGGGTTTATTCGCATGTCTATTTCATACAAGTTGCGAAACTAAAAAAGAAGAAAAGAAAGAACATGTTGCTTTTCTTGTTACAAATCCTATCAAAAAAGACACCACTATAATTAAGGACTATGTTAGTCAAATTCACTCCATAAGACATATAGAATTAAGAGCTTTAGAGAAAGGTTATCTCAAAAGTATATTTGTAGACGAAGGTCAACACGTTAAAAAGGGACAACCTATGTTCCAGATAATGCCAAATATTTATCAAGCCGAACTACAAAAGGCTAAAGCCGAATCTAATGCTGCACAAATTGAATTACAAAACACTAAACTATTAGCAGAAGGCAATGTCGTTTCTCAAAATGAATTAGCTATGGCAAATGCCAATTTAGATAAAGCAAATGCTGAAGTTGCTTTAGCACAAACTCATTTAGGTTTTACTAAAATAACCGCACCTTTTGATGGTATCATGGACCATTTAGAAGCAAGAGAAGGAAGTCTTTTGGACGAAGGAGAGTTACTAACCACGTTGTCTGACAATAGTAAAATGTGGGTGTATTTTAACGTACCAGAAGCGGAATACCTAGATTATATAACAAGCACAGACAAAGACGTTAAAAAAGAAGTTGGCTTACTAATGGCTAATAACAAACCATTTAACCAAAAAGGCATTGTTGAAACTATAGAAGGAGAGTTTAATAGCGAAACCGGAAATATTGCTTTTAGAGCCACGTTTCCTAATCCTGATGGTATTTTAAGACATGGCGAAACTGGTAGTGTATTAATGTCTATCCCTTTTAAAGATGTTATAATTATACCACAAAAAGCCACTTTTGAAGTGTTAGATAAAACCTATGTTTTTGTAATAGATAAAAATAATGTAGTAAAACAAAAAGAAATTACAATTGGAGCAGAGCTACCACATCTATTTATAATAAGCAAAGGGCTTTCGCAAAACGACACGATTTTATTAGAAGGTATAAAAATGGTTAAAAACAATCAAAAAATAGAAACCAAGTTTTTAGAGCCAACCAAAGTAATGTCTGAGTTAGACTTATACGCTGAATAA
- a CDS encoding prolyl oligopeptidase family serine peptidase, translating to MKKLAIGILTVITIMSCKKEATKKEKSIVIDYPTTSKVDTVTNYFGTDVEDPYRWLEDDRSPETEAWVKAENKTTYAYLDNIPYRKKLKQRLEKLWNYEKIGAPFVEGDYTYFYKNDGLQNQYVIYRYKTGEDPSTATVFLDPNTFKEDGTISLGGTSFSKNGKILAYAISEGGSDWRKILVMDTQSKTIIEDTLVDIKFSGMSWYKNEGFYYSSYDKPKGSELSAKTDQHKVYYHKLGTSQKEDQLIFGGTASEKHRYIYGSVTEDDRYLIISPRVSTSGNKLYIKDLTQPNSKLVEIIGNTDSDTYVIENEGSKLFLVTNHNAPNKKIVTVDASNPTPENWVDFIPETKNVLNPSTAGGYFFTEYMVDAVSKVMQYDYDGKLVREVKLPGVGSASGFGAKKEEKELYYSFTNYVTPGSIYKYDIETGTSELFRKPNIDFNPENYESKQVFYNSKDGTKVPMIITHKKGLTLDGKNPTILYGYGGFNVSLTPSFSIANAVWMEQGGIYAVPNLRGGGEYGKAWHDAGTQLKKQNVFDDFIAAAEYLINQKYTSSDFLAIRGGSNGGLLVGATMTQRPNLMKVALPAVGVLDMLRYHTFTAGAGWAYDYGTAEDNKEMFDYLLGYSPVHNVKEGTQYPATMVTTGDHDDRVVPAHSFKFAAELQAKQTGNNPVLIRIETDAGHGAGTPVSKTIEQYADIYGFTLYNMGFEILPTEIEDFKD from the coding sequence ATGAAAAAACTAGCTATTGGTATTTTAACCGTAATAACTATTATGTCTTGTAAAAAAGAAGCAACAAAAAAAGAAAAAAGTATCGTAATAGACTACCCAACAACTAGTAAGGTTGACACTGTAACTAACTATTTTGGTACAGATGTAGAAGACCCTTACAGATGGTTAGAGGATGACAGAAGTCCAGAGACAGAAGCTTGGGTAAAAGCAGAAAATAAAACTACTTATGCTTATTTAGACAATATTCCTTACAGAAAAAAACTAAAGCAACGTTTAGAGAAGTTATGGAATTATGAAAAAATTGGAGCGCCTTTTGTAGAGGGTGACTATACCTATTTTTATAAAAACGATGGCTTACAAAACCAGTATGTAATCTACCGTTATAAAACCGGAGAAGACCCAAGTACAGCAACCGTGTTTTTAGACCCAAATACATTTAAGGAAGATGGTACTATATCGCTTGGAGGTACTAGCTTTTCTAAAAACGGAAAGATACTAGCCTACGCAATTTCTGAAGGTGGAAGTGATTGGCGAAAAATTTTAGTAATGGACACCCAGTCTAAAACAATTATCGAAGACACCTTAGTAGATATAAAATTTAGCGGAATGTCTTGGTACAAAAACGAAGGCTTTTATTACTCAAGCTATGACAAACCAAAAGGTAGCGAGTTATCTGCAAAAACAGATCAGCACAAAGTATATTACCATAAACTAGGGACGTCGCAAAAAGAAGATCAGTTAATTTTTGGAGGAACAGCTTCTGAAAAACACAGATATATCTACGGAAGCGTAACAGAGGATGATCGATATTTAATAATATCGCCACGTGTATCGACCTCTGGAAACAAATTATACATTAAGGATTTAACACAACCAAACTCAAAATTAGTAGAGATTATTGGCAACACAGATAGCGACACTTATGTAATTGAAAACGAAGGCTCAAAATTATTCTTAGTAACAAATCATAATGCACCTAACAAAAAAATAGTTACCGTTGATGCCTCAAATCCAACACCAGAAAACTGGGTAGATTTTATTCCAGAAACTAAAAATGTATTAAACCCATCAACAGCAGGTGGCTACTTTTTTACTGAGTATATGGTAGATGCAGTATCTAAAGTAATGCAGTACGACTACGATGGTAAATTAGTAAGGGAAGTAAAACTTCCTGGTGTAGGAAGTGCTAGTGGATTTGGTGCTAAAAAGGAAGAAAAAGAATTATACTATTCATTTACAAACTATGTAACTCCAGGAAGTATTTATAAATATGATATTGAAACCGGAACTTCAGAGCTATTCCGTAAACCTAATATTGATTTTAATCCTGAAAATTACGAAAGCAAACAAGTCTTTTATAACTCAAAAGATGGTACAAAAGTACCAATGATTATTACACATAAAAAAGGATTAACGCTTGATGGTAAAAACCCAACAATCCTATATGGTTATGGTGGTTTTAATGTAAGTTTAACACCTAGTTTTAGCATTGCTAATGCTGTATGGATGGAACAAGGTGGTATATATGCTGTACCTAATCTTCGTGGTGGAGGTGAATACGGAAAAGCATGGCACGATGCAGGAACACAACTTAAAAAACAAAATGTGTTTGACGATTTTATTGCTGCTGCAGAGTACCTTATTAATCAAAAATATACCTCATCAGACTTTTTAGCTATTAGAGGTGGTTCTAATGGAGGTCTTCTAGTTGGAGCAACAATGACCCAACGTCCAAATTTAATGAAGGTAGCTTTACCTGCGGTTGGTGTTTTAGACATGTTACGTTACCACACGTTTACAGCTGGAGCAGGTTGGGCTTATGACTATGGTACTGCAGAAGATAATAAAGAAATGTTTGATTATTTACTAGGCTACTCTCCTGTACATAATGTAAAAGAAGGCACACAATATCCAGCTACGATGGTTACAACAGGTGACCATGACGACAGAGTTGTACCTGCACACAGTTTTAAATTTGCTGCAGAATTACAAGCTAAACAAACCGGAAACAATCCTGTTTTAATCAGAATAGAAACTGATGCAGGACATGGAGCAGGAACACCTGTAAGTAAAACTATAGAGCAATATGCTGACATTTACGGATTTACATTATACAATATGGGTTTTGAAATTTTACCAACCGAAATCGAAGACTTTAAAGATTAA